In one Corallococcus sp. EGB genomic region, the following are encoded:
- a CDS encoding TatD family hydrolase has translation MAEPIPLFDAHLHPEALTDQDLESMRFFGVERALVVAHHFPEPTAKGLRQHFDALVEKQLPRLERLGIRAWAALGVHPRCIPRRGLSEVLGHLPDYFEGGRVVALGETGLHVGGEEEEEAFLEQLALARQLKLRVVVHTPLKDKERHTRRILTLLRQSGLLPSRALVDHANARTVRTILEVGHWAGLTLHPEALQADRAVALVRRLGSERLVLDSDAGDGAGDILGLARTANLLGKAKLSERIVRRVTRDNAARFFQIHD, from the coding sequence GTGGCCGAGCCCATCCCGCTCTTCGATGCGCACCTCCACCCGGAGGCCCTGACGGACCAGGACCTGGAGTCCATGCGCTTCTTCGGCGTGGAGCGGGCCCTGGTGGTGGCGCACCACTTCCCGGAGCCCACGGCCAAGGGGCTGCGCCAGCACTTCGACGCGCTGGTGGAGAAGCAGCTGCCGCGCCTGGAGCGGCTGGGCATCCGCGCCTGGGCCGCCCTGGGCGTGCACCCGCGCTGCATCCCGCGCCGGGGGCTGTCGGAGGTGCTGGGCCACCTTCCGGACTACTTCGAGGGCGGCCGGGTGGTGGCCCTGGGCGAGACGGGGCTGCACGTGGGCGGCGAGGAGGAGGAGGAGGCCTTCCTGGAGCAGCTCGCCCTGGCCCGCCAGCTCAAGCTGCGCGTGGTGGTGCACACGCCGCTGAAGGACAAGGAGCGCCACACCCGGCGCATCCTCACGCTGCTGCGCCAGTCGGGGCTGCTGCCGTCGCGCGCGCTGGTGGACCACGCCAACGCGCGCACGGTGCGGACCATCCTGGAGGTGGGCCACTGGGCGGGGCTCACCCTGCACCCGGAGGCGCTCCAGGCGGACCGGGCGGTGGCCCTGGTGCGGCGGCTGGGCAGCGAGCGCCTGGTGCTGGACTCGGACGCGGGCGACGGCGCGGGGGACATCCTGGGGCTCGCGCGCACCGCGAACCTGCTGGGCAAGGCGAAGCTGTCCGAGCGCATCGTGCGGCGGGTCACCCGGGACAACGCCGCCCGCTTCTTCCAGATCCACGACTGA
- the ggt gene encoding gamma-glutamyltransferase — MGAAGRKSLRALGLAVLLVATQAGAARPYRGGAVATAYPPASEAALQMLDKGGNAVDAAVAAAFVAAVVGPYHSGVGGGGFALVHDAKSGETRALDFREVAPKGASRDMYLKDGALVPGLSTDGALSVAVPGAVAGYLELLAKHGRLKPAVVLAPAIRLAKQGFWVTPKYQQMARGRTKCLAQDAEAARIFLVPNAQGTPDVPPLGHLIKQPDLARTLERIAKGGAKAFYSGPVAQALVKTVQDAGGLLTQEDLTSYHTRSPAPLETTYREHRILTMPPPSAGGLAVVQVLGMLQQLRPQGLPYRDPESLHLYVEAVRRAYVDRAKYLGDPAFVQVPLERLTSPGHIADLAGSIDPKKATPSASLLAPLQGGPASTLSRDAQPLTPEPEKKNTTHISVIDKDGNAVAMTTTVNYSFGSCLVAKGTGVLLNDQMDDFAAQPGVPNAYGLVTGEPNAIQAGKVPLSSMSPTLVFAKEDPKRVMLAVGSPGGSTIPTTVIQAISNVVDQGMDVTRAVGAGRLHHQYLPDELWVDKWGLEPATLSVLEAKGHKIRRVDAWGDAEAVYSDPRTDLRYSSSDPRNEGAATGQD, encoded by the coding sequence ATGGGAGCCGCGGGACGGAAGTCGCTCCGCGCGCTGGGACTCGCGGTGTTGCTGGTGGCGACTCAGGCGGGTGCGGCACGTCCCTACCGGGGAGGTGCGGTGGCCACGGCGTATCCGCCCGCGAGCGAGGCCGCGCTCCAGATGCTGGACAAGGGCGGCAACGCGGTGGACGCGGCGGTGGCGGCGGCGTTCGTGGCGGCGGTGGTGGGCCCCTACCACTCCGGCGTGGGCGGCGGCGGGTTCGCGCTGGTGCACGACGCGAAGTCCGGTGAGACACGGGCGCTGGACTTCCGCGAGGTGGCCCCGAAGGGCGCGTCCCGCGACATGTACCTGAAGGACGGCGCGCTGGTGCCGGGGCTGTCCACGGACGGCGCGCTGAGCGTGGCGGTGCCCGGCGCGGTGGCGGGCTACCTGGAGCTCCTGGCGAAGCACGGCAGGCTCAAGCCCGCGGTGGTGCTGGCCCCGGCCATCCGGCTGGCGAAGCAGGGCTTCTGGGTGACGCCCAAGTACCAGCAGATGGCCAGGGGCCGCACGAAGTGCCTGGCCCAGGACGCGGAGGCCGCGCGCATCTTCCTTGTGCCCAACGCGCAGGGGACGCCGGACGTGCCGCCGCTGGGGCACCTCATCAAACAGCCGGACCTGGCGCGCACGCTGGAGCGCATCGCGAAGGGCGGCGCGAAGGCCTTCTATTCAGGCCCGGTGGCGCAGGCGCTGGTGAAGACGGTGCAGGACGCGGGCGGGCTGCTCACGCAGGAGGACCTGACGAGCTACCACACGCGCAGCCCCGCGCCGCTGGAGACCACCTACCGGGAGCACCGCATCCTCACCATGCCGCCGCCCAGCGCGGGCGGGCTCGCGGTGGTGCAGGTGCTGGGCATGCTCCAGCAGCTGCGGCCCCAGGGCCTGCCCTACCGCGATCCGGAGTCGCTCCACCTCTATGTGGAGGCCGTGCGGCGCGCGTACGTGGACCGCGCGAAGTACCTGGGCGACCCGGCCTTCGTGCAGGTGCCGCTGGAGCGGCTGACGTCGCCCGGACACATCGCGGACCTGGCGGGCAGCATCGACCCGAAGAAGGCCACCCCCAGCGCGTCGCTGCTGGCGCCGCTGCAGGGTGGTCCGGCCTCCACGCTGAGCAGGGACGCGCAGCCCCTCACCCCGGAGCCGGAGAAGAAGAACACCACGCACATCTCCGTCATCGACAAGGACGGCAACGCGGTGGCCATGACGACCACGGTCAACTACAGCTTCGGCTCGTGCCTGGTGGCGAAGGGCACCGGCGTGCTGCTCAATGATCAGATGGACGACTTCGCCGCGCAGCCGGGCGTGCCCAACGCGTACGGGCTCGTCACGGGGGAGCCCAACGCCATCCAGGCCGGCAAGGTGCCCCTGTCCTCCATGTCGCCCACGCTGGTGTTCGCGAAGGAGGACCCGAAGCGGGTGATGCTGGCGGTGGGCAGCCCCGGCGGCTCCACCATCCCCACCACCGTCATCCAGGCCATCAGCAACGTGGTGGACCAGGGCATGGACGTGACGCGCGCGGTGGGCGCGGGCCGACTGCACCACCAGTACCTCCCGGACGAACTGTGGGTGGACAAGTGGGGCCTGGAGCCGGCGACGCTGTCCGTGCTGGAGGCCAAGGGCCACAAGATTCGCCGGGTGGACGCCTGGGGCGACGCGGAGGCCGTCTACAGCGACCCGCGCACCGACCTGCGCTATTCCTCCAGTGACCCGCGCAACGAGGGCGCCGCGACGGGCCAGGACTGA
- a CDS encoding response regulator: MSNFILVVDDDASHRTLICDALQEMGYATTEAKNGREALDLLEDDIPGAVLLDLRMPVMSGWGLLDALKKMPRARNLPIIIISGYGFEWEAELVGAAGYISKPVDLDKVRATVQQIVGPPEVAMVH, translated from the coding sequence ATGTCGAACTTCATCCTGGTCGTCGACGACGACGCGAGTCACCGCACGCTCATCTGCGATGCCCTCCAGGAGATGGGCTATGCCACCACCGAGGCCAAGAACGGCCGCGAGGCGCTGGACCTGCTGGAGGACGACATTCCGGGCGCCGTGCTCCTGGACCTGCGCATGCCCGTCATGAGCGGCTGGGGCCTCCTGGACGCGCTCAAGAAGATGCCGCGGGCGCGCAACCTGCCCATCATCATCATCTCCGGCTACGGCTTCGAGTGGGAGGCGGAGCTGGTGGGCGCCGCCGGCTACATCTCCAAGCCGGTGGACCTGGACAAGGTGCGCGCCACCGTGCAGCAGATCGTCGGGCCGCCGGAAGTGGCCATGGTGCACTGA
- a CDS encoding ABC transporter ATP-binding protein has protein sequence MTPPPAEPAELAIDARGLVKRFGTFTALDGLELRIPRGAFYAFLGPNGAGKSTSIALLTGVYGPDQGTIRMLGVDAVAKPLEVKQRVGVVPEELSLFERLTGRQYLTFCARMYGLDGPEAASRAVELLELTELTYKAGALVAEYSKGMRRRLAIAAALIHAPELVLLDEPFEGIDVLAAGVIRELLRELSRRGVTLLLTTHVLEIAERLATHAGVIRGGRMLDQGPVEALRQRHGVSTLEAVFEKLIAVPAARNAKLSFYGEPAANVVPLRQESA, from the coding sequence ATGACGCCCCCTCCTGCTGAACCGGCCGAGCTGGCCATCGACGCCCGCGGCCTCGTCAAGCGCTTCGGAACCTTCACCGCGCTGGACGGCCTGGAGCTGCGGATTCCCCGGGGCGCCTTCTACGCGTTCCTCGGCCCCAACGGCGCCGGCAAGTCCACCTCCATCGCGCTGCTCACCGGCGTGTACGGACCCGACCAGGGCACCATCCGCATGCTCGGCGTGGACGCCGTGGCAAAGCCCCTGGAGGTCAAGCAGCGCGTGGGCGTGGTGCCGGAGGAGCTGAGCCTCTTCGAGCGCCTCACCGGCCGCCAGTACCTCACCTTCTGCGCGCGCATGTACGGGCTGGACGGCCCGGAGGCAGCGTCCCGCGCGGTGGAGCTGCTGGAGCTGACGGAGCTGACCTACAAGGCCGGTGCGCTGGTGGCCGAGTACTCCAAGGGCATGCGCCGCAGGCTCGCCATCGCGGCGGCGCTCATCCACGCGCCGGAGCTGGTGCTCCTGGATGAGCCCTTCGAGGGCATCGACGTGCTCGCCGCGGGCGTCATCCGCGAGCTCTTGCGCGAGCTGTCCCGCAGGGGCGTCACGCTGTTGCTCACCACGCACGTGCTGGAGATCGCCGAGCGGCTGGCCACGCACGCGGGCGTCATCCGGGGCGGGCGCATGTTGGATCAAGGCCCGGTGGAGGCGCTCCGCCAGCGCCACGGCGTATCCACGCTGGAGGCGGTGTTCGAGAAGCTGATCGCCGTGCCGGCCGCGCGCAACGCGAAGCTGTCGTTCTACGGCGAGCCCGCGGCGAACGTGGTGCCGCTGCGCCAGGAGTCCGCGTGA
- a CDS encoding histone deacetylase: MRVFHIDRYSVPLPDGHRFPMEKYRLLRELLLARGVLASTVFHEAPRAERSELERVHTARYLDAFFGGTLSDAELRRLGFPWSHLLVDNARASVGGTLAAARAALEDGFGANLAGGTHHAFPDHGEGFCVFNDIAVAIRVLQAEGAIRRAVVVDLDVHQGNGTAAVFAGDPSVFTFSMHGENNFPFRKQPSHLDLGLEDGVGDAEYLAVLDAHLPHVLQSAHADLLFFQAGVDPLEEDTLGRLSLTHAGLRERDLRVMLAAKERGLPVVLTLGGGYARPLTPTLEAHVGTYLSACSLFR, encoded by the coding sequence GTGCGCGTCTTCCACATCGACCGGTACTCGGTCCCCCTGCCCGACGGGCACCGCTTTCCCATGGAGAAGTACCGCCTGCTGCGCGAGCTCCTCCTCGCGCGCGGCGTCCTTGCGTCCACCGTCTTCCACGAGGCGCCCCGCGCGGAACGCAGCGAACTGGAGCGCGTCCACACCGCGCGCTACCTGGACGCCTTCTTCGGCGGCACCCTCAGCGACGCGGAGCTGCGCCGGCTGGGCTTCCCCTGGTCGCACCTGCTCGTGGACAACGCGCGCGCGTCCGTGGGCGGCACGCTGGCCGCCGCCCGCGCCGCCCTGGAGGACGGCTTCGGCGCGAACCTGGCCGGCGGCACGCACCACGCGTTCCCCGACCATGGGGAGGGCTTCTGTGTCTTCAACGACATCGCCGTGGCCATCCGCGTCCTCCAGGCGGAGGGCGCCATCCGCCGCGCGGTGGTGGTGGACCTGGACGTGCATCAGGGCAACGGCACCGCGGCCGTCTTCGCGGGCGACCCGTCCGTCTTCACCTTCTCCATGCACGGCGAGAACAACTTCCCCTTCCGCAAGCAGCCCTCGCACCTGGACCTGGGGCTGGAGGACGGCGTGGGGGACGCGGAGTACCTGGCGGTGCTCGACGCCCACCTGCCCCACGTCCTGCAGTCCGCCCACGCCGACCTGCTCTTCTTCCAGGCCGGCGTGGATCCGCTGGAGGAGGACACCCTGGGCCGGCTGTCGCTCACCCACGCGGGGCTGCGCGAGCGGGACCTGCGCGTCATGCTGGCGGCGAAGGAGCGCGGACTCCCCGTGGTGCTCACGCTGGGCGGCGGCTACGCGCGGCCGCTGACGCCGACGCTGGAGGCCCACGTCGGGACTTATCTCTCCGCCTGTTCGTTGTTCCGCTGA
- a CDS encoding VWA domain-containing protein, translated as MNLKPLSRAVLTAALATGLSATSAWAVTPVPATSPTTAKPTAEKPSVKGEPSKPTGTPAAGTQASTAQGTQAQGQDAQAQAQGPRPEIEVAFVLDTTGSMGGLLEGAKQKIFSIASRIAKGKPTPHLKVALVAYRDQGDDYVTKRFDLSDDMDAMFAELRKLDANGGGDFPEHVGRGLGEAVSLLKWSQDREVMKVIFLVGDAPPAQREAAWDFKLWSKRAKERHIVVNTVRCGSDPTTEESWRYVAKLTDGTFDSIDASGGMVAVATPYDAELSRVNAELASKTLYGGREEARAMNVARAEATKGMAAEAVADRISYMKKSRGAGMSAPRAAAVSSAPAAVAGGVDLLEEPAALDKLKDDELPQELKGLKKEEQAAKVKQLAAERRALEEKVAKLAAERDQWLTKNAPAREDAFDANVMRSVKAQAAKFGVAY; from the coding sequence ATGAACCTGAAGCCCCTCTCGCGGGCCGTCCTGACGGCCGCGCTCGCCACCGGTCTGTCCGCCACCTCCGCCTGGGCCGTGACGCCCGTCCCCGCGACGTCGCCCACCACCGCGAAGCCCACGGCCGAGAAGCCCTCCGTGAAGGGCGAGCCCTCGAAGCCCACGGGCACGCCCGCTGCCGGGACGCAGGCGTCCACGGCGCAGGGCACGCAGGCCCAGGGGCAGGACGCGCAGGCGCAGGCCCAGGGGCCACGGCCTGAAATCGAGGTGGCGTTCGTGCTGGACACGACGGGTTCGATGGGCGGCCTGCTGGAGGGCGCGAAGCAGAAGATCTTCTCCATCGCGTCCCGCATCGCGAAGGGCAAGCCCACGCCCCACCTGAAGGTGGCGTTGGTGGCGTACCGCGACCAGGGCGACGACTACGTGACGAAGCGCTTCGACCTGAGCGACGACATGGACGCCATGTTCGCGGAGCTGCGCAAGCTCGATGCGAACGGGGGCGGGGACTTCCCCGAGCACGTGGGGCGCGGTCTGGGGGAGGCCGTGTCGCTGCTCAAGTGGAGCCAGGACCGCGAGGTGATGAAGGTCATCTTCCTGGTGGGCGACGCGCCCCCCGCCCAGCGCGAGGCCGCCTGGGACTTCAAGCTCTGGTCCAAGCGCGCGAAGGAGCGCCACATCGTGGTGAACACGGTGCGCTGCGGCTCGGACCCCACCACCGAGGAGTCCTGGCGCTACGTGGCGAAGCTGACGGACGGCACCTTCGACTCCATCGACGCGTCGGGCGGCATGGTGGCGGTGGCCACGCCCTATGACGCGGAGCTGTCGCGCGTGAACGCGGAGCTGGCGTCGAAGACGCTCTACGGCGGCCGCGAGGAGGCCCGGGCCATGAACGTCGCCCGCGCGGAGGCGACCAAGGGCATGGCGGCGGAGGCCGTCGCGGACCGCATCAGCTACATGAAGAAGAGCCGGGGGGCGGGCATGAGCGCCCCCAGGGCCGCGGCGGTGAGCAGCGCGCCCGCGGCCGTCGCGGGCGGCGTGGATCTGCTGGAGGAGCCGGCCGCGCTCGACAAGCTCAAGGACGACGAGCTGCCCCAGGAGCTCAAGGGCCTCAAGAAGGAGGAGCAGGCCGCGAAGGTGAAGCAGCTGGCCGCCGAGCGAAGGGCGCTGGAGGAGAAGGTCGCGAAGCTCGCCGCCGAGCGCGACCAGTGGCTCACGAAGAACGCCCCCGCCAGGGAGGACGCCTTCGACGCCAACGTGATGCGGAGCGTGAAGGCCCAGGCCGCGAAGTTCGGCGTCGCCTACTGA
- a CDS encoding peptide chain release factor-like protein gives MTPPTTPIAPARRQAAREALALDDEALLKVCDVEFFIASGPGGQHRNTTASGVRLTHPPTELSVTATERRSQSQNKDAAVRRLRAGLQALTFVPKVRKATRPTLGSKRRRLEDKKRTSEKKAGRGSRLGD, from the coding sequence ATGACGCCGCCGACCACCCCCATTGCTCCCGCACGACGCCAGGCCGCCCGGGAGGCCCTCGCCCTGGATGACGAGGCCCTGCTCAAGGTCTGCGACGTGGAGTTCTTCATCGCCTCCGGCCCCGGCGGCCAGCACCGCAACACCACCGCCAGCGGCGTGCGCCTCACCCACCCGCCCACGGAGCTGTCCGTCACCGCCACCGAGCGCCGCAGCCAGTCCCAGAACAAGGATGCCGCCGTGCGCCGCCTGCGCGCCGGCCTGCAGGCCCTCACCTTCGTCCCCAAGGTCCGCAAGGCCACCCGGCCCACCCTGGGCTCCAAGCGCAGGCGCCTGGAGGACAAGAAGCGCACCTCCGAGAAGAAGGCCGGCCGGGGGAGCCGGCTGGGCGACTGA
- a CDS encoding amidohydrolase family protein, translating into MTPPQTPHAEHAPDEHTHGDADAPVPCLASSPAATWRERGIQMPMPALADEEGPRVDPGLPPVVDAHVHLFPDRVFEAVWRWFDRYGWPIRYKLHTPDVVSFLLSRGVQRVVALHYAHKPGMARALNAFVAEVAKAEPRVIGLGTVYPGEPGAVGILEEAFALGLKGVKLHCHVQAFAPDAPQLHELYEACARAGKPLVMHSGREPSSAQYPVDPYQLCAAERVERVLKDHPTLKLCVPHLGADEFDAYARLLERHDTLWLDTTMAVGGYFPVPLPRKALEARPERVLYGTDFPNIPYAWDRELRALAGLGLDEAALAGVLGGNTLQLYGEGGSPSPGASRC; encoded by the coding sequence ATGACGCCCCCCCAGACGCCCCACGCCGAGCACGCTCCGGACGAGCACACGCACGGGGACGCCGACGCGCCGGTGCCGTGTCTGGCCTCCTCGCCGGCCGCGACCTGGCGGGAGCGGGGCATCCAGATGCCCATGCCCGCGCTGGCGGACGAGGAAGGGCCCCGCGTGGACCCTGGCCTGCCGCCCGTCGTGGACGCGCACGTGCACCTGTTCCCGGACCGCGTCTTCGAGGCGGTCTGGCGCTGGTTCGACCGGTACGGCTGGCCCATCCGCTACAAGCTGCACACGCCCGACGTGGTGTCCTTCCTGCTGTCGCGGGGCGTCCAGCGCGTGGTCGCCCTGCACTACGCCCACAAGCCGGGCATGGCGCGCGCGCTCAACGCCTTCGTGGCGGAGGTGGCGAAGGCCGAGCCCCGCGTCATCGGGCTCGGCACCGTGTATCCGGGCGAGCCTGGCGCCGTCGGCATCCTGGAGGAGGCGTTCGCCCTGGGACTGAAGGGCGTGAAGCTGCACTGCCACGTGCAAGCCTTCGCGCCGGACGCGCCCCAACTGCACGAACTCTATGAGGCGTGCGCCCGGGCGGGGAAGCCGCTGGTGATGCACTCGGGGCGGGAGCCGTCCAGCGCCCAGTACCCGGTGGATCCATACCAGCTCTGCGCCGCGGAGCGCGTGGAGCGCGTGCTGAAGGACCACCCCACGCTCAAGCTGTGCGTGCCGCACCTGGGCGCGGACGAGTTCGACGCGTACGCGCGCCTGCTGGAGCGCCACGACACGCTCTGGCTGGACACCACCATGGCGGTGGGCGGCTACTTCCCCGTGCCCCTGCCCAGGAAGGCGCTGGAGGCGCGGCCCGAGCGCGTCCTCTACGGGACGGACTTCCCCAACATCCCCTATGCGTGGGACCGGGAGCTGCGGGCGCTGGCCGGGCTGGGGCTGGACGAGGCCGCGCTCGCGGGGGTGCTGGGCGGCAATACACTGCAGCTCTATGGCGAGGGCGGATCACCGTCCCCCGGCGCGTCGAGATGTTGA